In the Topomyia yanbarensis strain Yona2022 chromosome 3, ASM3024719v1, whole genome shotgun sequence genome, one interval contains:
- the LOC131689252 gene encoding uncharacterized protein LOC131689252 isoform X2, which yields MYAVVQFIEKQKLNVLTVPLTWVEGDMLMWPESTHDVIENIRVRGQPYGGPTRAIPMILEGQFNHFDEAERFAATIMAANDIKRVAVQDLRDELFENAVNCLNQSRSCQQISPLKLEIDEPTYSHIESSTLPNEHDSVILTHAVLKKELDSLRKDLTSIIQTTVQAAVESCLQTRTIPLAPELKRPAEIPKLVQDGKSTVENHKPINSEEQICRWNIELADDELCQQYLKYFAKIITPNSHLGKGDNACYTIVDCLFTREFWNQFTWTGINRGKKSKRGFREFGNVKQLLLNIIRIGDPSYNVHKLESFCKTRLFRHAKARALNPRLRKSVCRPGRSRGRTEHMSSDNDNVQDSGTDSDRGSANFKGQSSSRAS from the exons ATGTATGCCGTGGTGCAATTCATCGAAAAACAGAAACTCAACGTTCTCACCGTTCCGCTTACATGGGTGGAAGGTGACATGCTAATGTGGCCAGAATCGACACACgatgttattgaaaatattcgcGTCCGAGGACAACCTTACGGCGGTCCTACCAGAGCAATTCCGATGATTTTAGAAGGACAGTTCAACCATTTCGACGAAGCTGAAAGATTCGCGGCAACGATTATGGCAGCGAATGATATTAAACGTGTTGCAGTGCAAGATCTCAGGGATGAATTATTTGAAA ATGCGGTGAATTGCCTAAATCAATCGCGTTCATGTCAACAAATCTCCCCCTTGAAACTGGAAATAGATGAACCAACGTATTCTCACATTGAATCATCAACCTTACCCAATGAAC atgatTCTGTTATTCTCACACATGCGGTACTAAAAAAAGAACTGGACAGTTTGAGAAAAGATTTGACTAGTATTATTCAAACGACTGTTCAAGCAGCTGTTGAGAGCTGCTTGCAAACAAGAACGATTCCATTGGCGCCAGAATTGAAAAGGCCAGCTGAAATTCCAAAATTGGTACAAGACGGTAAGAGTACTGTCGAAAATCACAAACCGATCAACAGTGAAGAGCAAATCTGTAGATGGAACATTGAACTAGCTGACGATGAATTGTGTCAGCAATAT ctaaaatattttgcaaaaatcATTACACCAAACTCACACTTGGGCAAGGGTGATAATGCTTGTTACACCATTGTCGATTGTTTGTTCACCCGGGAGTTCTGGAATCAATTCACCTGGACTGGAATCAACCGAGGCAAGAAGTCAAAACGAGGTTTTAGAGAATTCGGAAACGTTAAGCAACTGCTTCTGAACATCATTCGCATTGGCGATCCCTCCTACAATGTTCACAAGCTGGAATCATTCTGCAAAACTCGCCTGTTTCGACACGCGAAAGCGCGCGCACTGAATCCGCGGCTTCGTAAATCTGTCTGTCGTCCTGGACGATCCCGGGGAAGGACTGAACATATGTCTAGTGACAACGATAATGTTCAAGACAGTGGCACTGATAGTGACCGTGGTAGTGCAAATTTTAAGGGGCAGAGTTCAAGCCGAGCAAGTTGA
- the LOC131689252 gene encoding uncharacterized protein LOC131689252 isoform X1 — protein sequence MYAVVQFIEKQKLNVLTVPLTWVEGDMLMWPESTHDVIENIRVRGQPYGGPTRAIPMILEGQFNHFDEAERFAATIMAANDIKRVAVQDLRDELFENAVNCLNQSRSCQQISPLKLEIDEPTYSHIESSTLPNERINIMINSYLNNPNTERLFFSDDSVILTHAVLKKELDSLRKDLTSIIQTTVQAAVESCLQTRTIPLAPELKRPAEIPKLVQDGKSTVENHKPINSEEQICRWNIELADDELCQQYLKYFAKIITPNSHLGKGDNACYTIVDCLFTREFWNQFTWTGINRGKKSKRGFREFGNVKQLLLNIIRIGDPSYNVHKLESFCKTRLFRHAKARALNPRLRKSVCRPGRSRGRTEHMSSDNDNVQDSGTDSDRGSANFKGQSSSRAS from the exons ATGTATGCCGTGGTGCAATTCATCGAAAAACAGAAACTCAACGTTCTCACCGTTCCGCTTACATGGGTGGAAGGTGACATGCTAATGTGGCCAGAATCGACACACgatgttattgaaaatattcgcGTCCGAGGACAACCTTACGGCGGTCCTACCAGAGCAATTCCGATGATTTTAGAAGGACAGTTCAACCATTTCGACGAAGCTGAAAGATTCGCGGCAACGATTATGGCAGCGAATGATATTAAACGTGTTGCAGTGCAAGATCTCAGGGATGAATTATTTGAAA ATGCGGTGAATTGCCTAAATCAATCGCGTTCATGTCAACAAATCTCCCCCTTGAAACTGGAAATAGATGAACCAACGTATTCTCACATTGAATCATCAACCTTACCCAATGAACGTATTAATATCATGATTAATAGTTATCTAAATAATCCGAACACTGAACGCttatttttttcagatgatTCTGTTATTCTCACACATGCGGTACTAAAAAAAGAACTGGACAGTTTGAGAAAAGATTTGACTAGTATTATTCAAACGACTGTTCAAGCAGCTGTTGAGAGCTGCTTGCAAACAAGAACGATTCCATTGGCGCCAGAATTGAAAAGGCCAGCTGAAATTCCAAAATTGGTACAAGACGGTAAGAGTACTGTCGAAAATCACAAACCGATCAACAGTGAAGAGCAAATCTGTAGATGGAACATTGAACTAGCTGACGATGAATTGTGTCAGCAATAT ctaaaatattttgcaaaaatcATTACACCAAACTCACACTTGGGCAAGGGTGATAATGCTTGTTACACCATTGTCGATTGTTTGTTCACCCGGGAGTTCTGGAATCAATTCACCTGGACTGGAATCAACCGAGGCAAGAAGTCAAAACGAGGTTTTAGAGAATTCGGAAACGTTAAGCAACTGCTTCTGAACATCATTCGCATTGGCGATCCCTCCTACAATGTTCACAAGCTGGAATCATTCTGCAAAACTCGCCTGTTTCGACACGCGAAAGCGCGCGCACTGAATCCGCGGCTTCGTAAATCTGTCTGTCGTCCTGGACGATCCCGGGGAAGGACTGAACATATGTCTAGTGACAACGATAATGTTCAAGACAGTGGCACTGATAGTGACCGTGGTAGTGCAAATTTTAAGGGGCAGAGTTCAAGCCGAGCAAGTTGA